One part of the Pannonibacter sp. XCT-53 genome encodes these proteins:
- a CDS encoding (2Fe-2S)-binding protein codes for MSEIEQLPLTLTVNGKKVQRFVEPRTLLIHFLREDLSLTGPHIGCETSHCGACTIELNGMSVKSCTMFAVQANGAEITTIEGMAAADGTLSALQEGFRQMHGLQCGYCTPGMILRAHVLLKENPDPTEAEIRAGIAGNLCRCTGYQNIVKAIQYAAAKLAGRDFQEAAE; via the coding sequence ATGAGCGAAATCGAACAGCTTCCGCTGACCCTCACGGTCAATGGCAAGAAGGTGCAGCGCTTCGTCGAGCCGCGCACGCTGCTGATCCACTTCCTGCGCGAGGACCTGTCCCTGACAGGACCGCATATCGGCTGCGAGACCTCCCACTGCGGCGCCTGCACCATCGAGCTGAACGGCATGTCGGTGAAATCCTGCACCATGTTCGCCGTCCAGGCGAACGGGGCGGAGATCACCACCATCGAAGGCATGGCCGCTGCCGATGGCACGCTGTCGGCCTTGCAGGAAGGCTTCCGCCAGATGCATGGCCTGCAGTGCGGCTATTGCACGCCCGGCATGATCCTGCGCGCGCATGTGCTCCTGAAGGAAAACCCGGACCCGACCGAAGCGGAGATCCGGGCCGGAATTGCCGGCAACCTCTGCCGCTGCACCGGCTACCAGAACATCGTCAAGGCGATCCAGTACGCCGCTGCCAAGCTGGCCGGGCGTGACTTCCAGGAGGCCGCAGAATGA
- a CDS encoding aerobic carbon-monoxide dehydrogenase large subunit, with protein MNDMTLTKEQREARLEGMGCKRKRVEDVRFTQGKGQYVDDIKMPGMLFGDFVRSPYAHARVKKIDASRALALPGVIAVLTAEDLKGVNLAWMPTLAGDVQMVLADGKVLYQNQEVAFVVAEDRYIADDALQLIDVEYEELPVLVDPFRSMDPDAPVLREDLAGKTTGAHGPRKHHNHIFTWDVGDKDLTDKAFREADVTIKELISYHRTHPSPLETCQCVAAMDKVKGELTLYGTFQAPHVIRTVASLLSTIPEHKIHVIAPDIGGGFGNKVGAYPGYICAIVASIVTGRPVKWVEDRMENLSTTSFARDYHMTTEIAARKDGTVTGLRVHVLADHGGFDACADPSKWPAGFFNIVTGSYDFPVAHLSVDGVYTNKAPGGVAYRCSFRVTEAAYCIERAMDILAQKLGMDPADLRMKNFIRRDQFPYQSALGWEYDSGDYHLAMQKAMDTLNYRALREEQKQKQEAFKRGETREIMGIGISFFTEIVGAGPSKNCDILGVAMFDSAEIRVHPTGSVISRMGTKSQGQGHETTWAQIIATEIGIPAENIMVEEGNTDTAPYGLGTYGSRSTPVAGAAIALAARKIRAKAQMIAAHMLEVSEYDLEWDVDGFQVKGNPQARKSMTEIAWAAYHAPPPGMEPGLEAVSYYDPPNMTYPFGAYFCVMDIDVDTGVARTRRFYALDDCGTRINPMIIEGQVHGGLTEAFAIAMGQEIRYDEAGNVMGASFMDFFLPTAVETPHWETDFTVTPSPHHPIGAKGVGESPNVGGVPAFSNAVNDAFAFLGSTHIQMPHDSWRLWKVAKELGATA; from the coding sequence ATGAACGACATGACGCTGACCAAGGAACAGCGCGAGGCCCGGCTGGAAGGCATGGGCTGCAAGCGCAAGCGCGTCGAGGACGTCCGCTTCACGCAGGGCAAGGGCCAGTATGTCGACGACATCAAGATGCCCGGCATGCTGTTCGGCGACTTCGTCCGCTCGCCCTACGCCCATGCCCGGGTGAAGAAGATCGACGCCTCGCGCGCCCTCGCCCTGCCGGGCGTGATCGCGGTGCTGACGGCGGAAGACCTCAAGGGCGTCAATCTCGCCTGGATGCCGACGCTTGCGGGCGACGTGCAGATGGTGCTGGCCGACGGCAAGGTGCTGTACCAGAACCAGGAAGTCGCCTTCGTGGTGGCCGAGGACCGTTACATCGCCGACGACGCCCTCCAGCTGATCGATGTGGAATATGAGGAGCTGCCGGTTCTGGTCGACCCGTTCAGGTCGATGGACCCGGATGCCCCGGTGCTGCGCGAGGATCTCGCGGGCAAGACCACGGGTGCGCACGGCCCGCGCAAGCACCACAACCACATCTTCACCTGGGATGTCGGCGACAAGGACCTGACCGACAAGGCCTTCCGCGAAGCCGATGTCACGATCAAGGAGCTGATCTCCTATCACCGCACCCATCCCTCGCCGCTGGAAACCTGCCAGTGCGTCGCGGCGATGGACAAGGTGAAGGGCGAGCTGACGCTCTACGGCACCTTCCAGGCGCCGCATGTCATCCGCACCGTGGCCTCGCTGCTCTCGACGATCCCGGAGCACAAGATCCACGTCATCGCGCCGGACATCGGCGGCGGCTTCGGCAACAAGGTCGGGGCCTATCCCGGCTACATCTGCGCCATCGTCGCCTCCATCGTCACCGGCCGTCCGGTGAAATGGGTCGAGGACCGGATGGAGAACCTCTCCACCACGTCCTTTGCCCGCGACTACCACATGACCACCGAGATCGCCGCCCGCAAGGACGGTACGGTAACGGGCCTGCGCGTGCATGTGCTGGCCGACCACGGCGGCTTCGATGCCTGCGCCGATCCGTCCAAGTGGCCGGCCGGCTTCTTCAACATCGTCACCGGCTCCTATGACTTCCCCGTCGCCCATCTCTCGGTCGACGGCGTCTACACCAACAAGGCGCCCGGCGGCGTTGCCTACCGGTGTTCCTTCCGCGTGACGGAAGCCGCCTACTGCATCGAGCGGGCGATGGACATCCTGGCGCAGAAGCTCGGGATGGATCCGGCGGACCTCAGGATGAAGAACTTCATCCGCCGCGACCAGTTCCCCTACCAGTCGGCGCTGGGCTGGGAATATGACAGCGGCGACTATCACCTCGCCATGCAGAAGGCGATGGACACGCTGAACTATCGCGCACTGCGCGAGGAGCAGAAACAGAAGCAGGAGGCGTTCAAGCGCGGCGAGACCCGCGAGATCATGGGGATCGGCATCTCGTTCTTCACCGAGATCGTCGGCGCGGGCCCGTCCAAGAATTGCGACATCCTGGGTGTCGCCATGTTCGACAGCGCCGAGATCCGCGTCCATCCGACCGGATCGGTGATCTCGCGCATGGGCACCAAGAGCCAGGGCCAGGGACACGAGACCACCTGGGCCCAGATCATCGCCACCGAGATCGGCATCCCGGCCGAGAACATCATGGTGGAAGAAGGCAACACCGACACGGCCCCCTACGGCCTTGGCACCTATGGCTCGCGCTCCACGCCTGTCGCCGGTGCGGCCATCGCGCTGGCGGCGCGCAAGATCCGCGCCAAGGCGCAGATGATCGCGGCCCACATGCTCGAGGTCTCCGAGTATGATCTGGAGTGGGATGTGGACGGGTTCCAGGTGAAGGGCAACCCGCAGGCGCGCAAGTCCATGACCGAGATCGCCTGGGCCGCCTATCACGCTCCCCCTCCGGGCATGGAGCCGGGGCTGGAAGCGGTCAGCTACTATGATCCGCCCAACATGACCTATCCGTTCGGAGCCTATTTCTGCGTGATGGACATCGACGTCGACACGGGCGTTGCCAGGACCCGGCGCTTCTACGCGCTCGATGACTGCGGCACCCGCATCAACCCGATGATCATCGAAGGCCAGGTCCATGGCGGCCTGACGGAAGCCTTCGCCATCGCGATGGGGCAGGAGATCCGCTACGACGAGGCCGGCAACGTCATGGGGGCGTCCTTCATGGACTTCTTCCTGCCGACCGCCGTCGAGACGCCGCACTGGGAAACGGACTTTACCGTGACCCCCAGCCCGCATCACCCGATCGGGGCCAAGGGCGTGGGCGAAAGCCCGAATGTCGGCGGCGTGCCGGCCTTCTCCAACGCGGTCAACGACGCCTTCGCCTTCCTCGGCTCCACCCACATCCAGATGCCGCATGACAGCTGGCGCCTCTGGAAGGTGGCAAAGGAGCTCGGCGCGACGGCCTGA
- a CDS encoding FAD binding domain-containing protein: protein MIPGQFTYHRPSSLAEAVALLASHGDEARPLAGGHSLIPMMKLRMAAPEHLVDLAGIADLKGICEDGGTIVIGATTTQHEVIASALLASKLPILRETALLIADPQIRYVGTIGGNVANGDPGNDMPALMQCLDASYVLVGPSGERHVAAREFYEAAYFTALSPDEIVAAIRIPVPAAGHGYAYEKLKRKVGDYATAAAAVMLTRSGHQITSCSIGLTNVADTPLFAEEAGRILTGSSMEADVVTRAVAAAEAITNPASDGRGPAEYRTRMAGVMLRRALARAYDRAAA from the coding sequence GTGATCCCAGGACAATTCACCTATCACAGGCCGTCGTCGCTGGCGGAAGCCGTCGCCCTTCTCGCCAGTCACGGCGACGAGGCGCGGCCGCTGGCCGGAGGCCACAGCCTCATCCCGATGATGAAGCTGCGCATGGCCGCGCCCGAACATCTCGTCGATCTTGCCGGCATTGCTGATCTCAAGGGCATCTGCGAGGACGGGGGAACGATCGTCATCGGCGCGACCACGACGCAGCACGAGGTCATCGCCTCCGCGCTTCTGGCGAGCAAGCTGCCGATCCTGCGCGAGACGGCGCTGCTCATCGCCGATCCGCAGATCCGGTACGTCGGCACCATCGGCGGCAATGTCGCCAACGGCGATCCGGGCAACGACATGCCGGCGCTGATGCAGTGCCTTGATGCGAGCTACGTGCTCGTCGGCCCCTCGGGCGAACGCCACGTGGCGGCGCGCGAGTTCTATGAGGCGGCCTATTTCACGGCGCTGAGCCCCGACGAGATCGTGGCCGCGATCCGCATTCCCGTGCCGGCCGCCGGCCACGGCTATGCCTACGAGAAGCTGAAGCGCAAGGTCGGCGACTACGCCACGGCGGCGGCAGCGGTGATGCTGACCCGCAGCGGACATCAGATCACCTCCTGCTCCATCGGCCTCACCAATGTCGCCGACACGCCGCTGTTTGCCGAGGAGGCGGGCCGCATCCTGACCGGATCGTCCATGGAAGCCGATGTGGTCACCCGTGCCGTTGCTGCAGCCGAAGCAATCACCAATCCCGCCTCCGACGGCCGTGGGCCAGCGGAATACCGCACGCGCATGGCCGGCGTGATGCTGCGCCGGGCTCTGGCCCGCGCCTATGACCGCGCAGCGGCCTGA